A genomic region of Capnocytophaga canimorsus contains the following coding sequences:
- a CDS encoding GAD-like domain-containing protein, which translates to METIQKFIDRNKDSYIKHADVPQELIDKYKNILPDELIWLWENMGFGIYENGYLQLVNPEEWDFVFEYIDKLYDPTIVWGMTAMGDLLFWEEDKPKNVNRVFLINNNKGTSEVITQITGFLNIFIGSDFFITSKDYFNDKPYLEMKDKLPKLEYGQCYGYVPALALGGSRSNKNLQVVNAKAYIHIIGQAVGKIYDLS; encoded by the coding sequence ATGGAAACAATACAAAAATTTATAGACCGAAACAAGGATAGTTATATCAAACACGCTGATGTTCCGCAAGAATTAATAGATAAATACAAAAATATTTTACCTGATGAACTGATTTGGCTTTGGGAAAATATGGGTTTTGGCATTTACGAAAATGGTTATTTACAATTGGTAAACCCCGAAGAATGGGATTTTGTGTTTGAATATATTGATAAACTCTATGATCCTACTATTGTATGGGGTATGACAGCTATGGGAGATTTGCTTTTTTGGGAAGAAGATAAACCTAAAAATGTAAATAGAGTTTTCTTGATTAACAACAATAAGGGGACATCAGAGGTCATTACTCAAATTACAGGATTTCTAAATATTTTCATAGGAAGTGATTTTTTTATAACATCAAAAGATTATTTCAATGACAAACCTTACTTGGAAATGAAAGATAAACTCCCTAAATTAGAATATGGGCAATGTTATGGCTATGTTCCTGCTTTGGCGTTGGGCGGTAGTCGTAGTAATAAAAATCTGCAAGTGGTCAATGCCAAAGCCTACATTCATATTATCGGTCAAGCGGTTGGGAAAATTTATGATTTAAGTTAG
- a CDS encoding RagB/SusD family nutrient uptake outer membrane protein, translating to MKYIKYTYLVFAIALFSACDDFLSKNPDDRAVLDSYDKIGELLTYAYPDQNHQMFCYAMSDNATEKVNGATKNIIMADAYHWREHHLTSQDTPEAYWTACYSAIKQINHALEGIDNFRVNGQIPSELTAYYGEALVARAYAHFMLVSLWSKSYNPQTAASNMGIPYVKEPEKQVLKQYHRGTVQDVYKNIEADLIEGIAYIDDTKYKNKKLHWNKDAANVFAARVYSVLGDFEKVLAYTNKVLSANPAQQIRDLNDKYTKMDVLEMLAQWSKTSENANLLVVPQYSNWFSYTYGRDIFGMSYDAYRYIFRNPFVGGQWIWDLYGQDPNIFIPKWQFHRERSGINASEGYYMIMNPLIQMEEALFLRMEANVMLNNFAAFEQDMNAYLSKRLKNYQFDTHAFSYEKMELEYRESEIYGLNPFYAISKEQRPYLNCLFDLRRKEFYYTGMRWFDLKRFNVRVRHFFARQSKPVFLEPDDNRRELQIPSNAISNGITPNPR from the coding sequence ATGAAATATATAAAATACACATACTTGGTTTTTGCAATCGCTTTATTTTCGGCTTGCGACGATTTTTTGAGCAAAAACCCCGACGATAGAGCCGTGTTGGATTCCTATGATAAGATAGGGGAGCTTCTCACGTATGCTTATCCTGACCAAAATCATCAAATGTTTTGTTACGCGATGAGTGATAACGCTACCGAAAAAGTAAACGGTGCAACTAAAAATATTATTATGGCAGATGCTTATCATTGGCGTGAACATCACTTAACCTCACAAGATACTCCTGAAGCCTATTGGACAGCTTGCTATAGCGCCATAAAGCAAATCAATCACGCTTTGGAAGGGATTGATAACTTCAGAGTAAACGGGCAAATTCCTTCTGAACTTACTGCGTATTACGGAGAAGCATTGGTAGCCAGAGCTTATGCTCATTTTATGTTGGTAAGTTTATGGAGCAAATCTTATAATCCGCAAACGGCGGCTTCCAATATGGGAATTCCTTACGTGAAAGAACCTGAAAAACAGGTCCTTAAACAATACCATAGAGGAACAGTACAAGATGTTTATAAAAACATTGAGGCTGACCTAATTGAAGGAATTGCTTATATTGATGATACCAAGTATAAGAACAAAAAATTACATTGGAATAAAGATGCAGCAAACGTTTTTGCAGCAAGAGTTTATAGCGTTCTTGGAGATTTTGAAAAAGTATTAGCTTATACCAATAAGGTACTTTCGGCAAACCCTGCACAGCAAATACGCGATTTGAACGATAAATATACCAAAATGGATGTCTTGGAAATGCTCGCCCAATGGTCAAAAACTTCCGAAAATGCAAACTTATTGGTTGTTCCTCAATATAGTAACTGGTTTTCATACACCTATGGAAGAGATATCTTCGGGATGAGCTACGATGCGTATCGTTATATCTTCCGAAACCCTTTCGTTGGAGGGCAGTGGATTTGGGATTTGTACGGACAAGACCCTAATATTTTCATTCCTAAATGGCAATTCCATAGAGAGAGAAGTGGAATAAACGCTTCAGAAGGGTATTATATGATAATGAATCCTTTAATTCAAATGGAGGAAGCCTTATTTTTGAGAATGGAAGCTAACGTGATGCTCAATAATTTTGCCGCCTTTGAACAAGATATGAATGCCTACTTGAGTAAACGTTTAAAAAATTATCAGTTTGATACCCACGCTTTTTCTTATGAAAAAATGGAATTAGAATACAGAGAATCAGAAATCTACGGACTAAATCCGTTTTATGCCATATCAAAAGAACAACGTCCGTACTTAAACTGTTTGTTCGATTTAAGAAGAAAAGAATTCTATTACACAGGAATGCGTTGGTTCGATTTAAAACGATTTAATGTAAGAGTACGTCACTTTTTTGCACGTCAGTCAAAGCCTGTATTTTTAGAACCTGACGATAACCGAAGAGAACTACAAATACCCTCTAATGCAATATCAAACGGAATAACCCCTAATCCAAGATAA
- a CDS encoding DUF6132 family protein yields MKYIIAKNKWILLGIILGAMAGYLYYHYVGCLSGTCAITSKPINSTLYGAVLGGLLFSMFKNKKKDTMNLKEIATDALIVDVRTPEEFNQGHFQGSINIPLQEIAQRADEIKNSQKLVIFCCRSGARSEQATTYFRNQGLDCYNGGSWQEVRDLF; encoded by the coding sequence ATGAAGTATATCATTGCAAAAAATAAATGGATTTTATTAGGTATTATTTTGGGGGCAATGGCTGGGTATTTGTATTACCACTATGTAGGTTGTTTATCAGGAACTTGCGCTATAACCTCAAAACCCATCAATAGCACACTTTACGGTGCCGTTTTAGGTGGATTACTATTTAGTATGTTTAAAAATAAAAAGAAAGATACGATGAATTTGAAAGAAATAGCTACAGATGCACTGATTGTGGACGTACGCACACCTGAGGAATTTAATCAAGGTCATTTTCAAGGGTCGATAAATATTCCTTTACAAGAAATAGCCCAACGTGCCGATGAAATTAAAAACTCTCAAAAGCTGGTTATTTTTTGTTGTCGCTCTGGGGCAAGAAGCGAACAGGCAACAACGTATTTTCGAAACCAAGGGCTTGATTGTTACAATGGCGGTTCTTGGCAAGAAGTACGAGATTTGTTTTAA
- the rpiB gene encoding ribose 5-phosphate isomerase B — MKIAIGNDHAGPDYKKAIVAFLESKGIEVLNFGVDTHQSVDYPDFGHAVAEAVETQKAHLGIVICGSGNGIAMTANKHKGIRAALCWTKEIAALARQHNDANVVSIPARFTAIEQAVEIVKTFLETDFEGGRHTNRVNKICR, encoded by the coding sequence ATGAAAATAGCCATAGGTAATGACCACGCTGGTCCAGACTATAAAAAAGCCATTGTTGCTTTTTTAGAAAGTAAAGGAATTGAAGTTCTTAATTTCGGAGTAGATACACATCAAAGCGTTGATTATCCTGATTTTGGACACGCCGTAGCAGAAGCCGTAGAAACTCAAAAAGCTCATTTGGGTATCGTTATTTGCGGTAGCGGAAACGGTATTGCAATGACAGCAAATAAACATAAAGGCATACGTGCTGCACTTTGTTGGACCAAAGAAATAGCTGCCCTAGCACGGCAACATAATGATGCTAATGTGGTTAGCATTCCAGCGCGTTTTACTGCCATTGAACAAGCTGTTGAAATTGTCAAAACCTTTTTAGAGACTGATTTTGAAGGAGGCAGACATACCAACCGAGTGAATAAAATTTGCAGATAA
- a CDS encoding porin, protein MKNLYLAMAFLLGGVALAQQGFQEQIDELKQKSDKFNVFLNFQSSFDVINTQDVGTETYFKARQLRLEFRGNINERIFYRLRHRLNKSNAGADLDNLARATDLMYAGFRLNEKWTLTAGKMCQAWGGFEFDLNPMNIYEYSDFIENMDNFVVGGMLTYAPDANHEINFQITDVRNNPLDKVYEGKLPAGVEKSKSPLTYIINWNGNLWDGKFQTRWAIGLENEAKNHNSMMVTLGNRLNLDNFQVFFDYMMAKQDLDRLGYASVYSSGLSHDMALQNTTYNTFILKAEYQPDPKWNLFAKGMYETARVDKSKMPTGFVDNERNSMGYYLGVEYLPFSDQDLRFFLTYVGRQYDYKHGQSPDTNRVSLGMMYRIKAF, encoded by the coding sequence ATGAAAAATTTGTATCTAGCAATGGCTTTCCTACTGGGAGGCGTTGCATTGGCACAACAAGGCTTTCAAGAGCAAATAGATGAACTTAAACAAAAATCAGATAAATTTAATGTCTTTTTAAATTTTCAATCCAGTTTTGATGTTATAAACACTCAAGACGTTGGCACTGAAACTTATTTCAAAGCGCGTCAGTTACGTTTGGAATTTCGAGGAAATATCAACGAGCGAATTTTTTACAGACTGCGCCATCGGTTAAACAAATCAAACGCAGGTGCGGACTTGGATAATCTTGCCCGAGCCACCGATTTGATGTATGCCGGTTTCCGATTGAATGAAAAATGGACGCTCACAGCAGGAAAAATGTGCCAAGCGTGGGGTGGTTTTGAGTTTGACCTCAACCCAATGAACATTTATGAATATTCCGATTTTATTGAAAATATGGATAACTTTGTGGTAGGCGGTATGCTCACCTATGCCCCCGATGCCAATCACGAAATCAATTTCCAAATTACCGATGTAAGAAACAATCCGTTAGATAAAGTTTATGAAGGAAAATTGCCTGCAGGAGTTGAAAAAAGTAAATCTCCGCTAACCTACATCATCAATTGGAATGGAAACCTTTGGGACGGAAAATTCCAAACTCGTTGGGCAATAGGCTTGGAAAATGAAGCAAAAAATCACAATTCAATGATGGTTACCTTAGGTAATCGATTGAATTTGGATAATTTTCAGGTGTTTTTTGACTATATGATGGCAAAACAAGATTTGGATCGTTTGGGTTATGCTTCAGTATATTCCTCTGGTTTGAGCCACGATATGGCTTTGCAAAATACCACTTACAATACTTTCATTTTAAAAGCGGAATATCAGCCTGACCCAAAATGGAATTTATTTGCTAAAGGAATGTACGAAACGGCACGTGTAGATAAAAGCAAAATGCCCACAGGATTTGTTGACAATGAACGAAATTCAATGGGCTACTACCTTGGTGTAGAATACTTGCCTTTCAGCGACCAAGATTTGCGTTTTTTCCTTACCTACGTAGGGCGTCAGTATGATTATAAACACGGACAATCACCCGATACCAATCGCGTTAGTTTGGGTATGATGTATCGTATAAAAGCTTTTTAA
- a CDS encoding GAD-like domain-containing protein: MSEKLTKLEQKDIQPFFDRNQDYIKYADVPQELIDKYTGVLPEPILEVWRRTGFGIYERGFVQFVNPDEWEFFFDYIDNIYQRSIVVGITALGDILLWDIKNQGNMNGDHIKIVFVNDCDDDVMSDEDTAYWLGSLNINRTDESDEDFGFYVEEYRSKNYQKIKRVLPPLKYGECYGYTPIPALGGKKSYKTLQIVDAKTYVDMIGQATGKIIDLS; encoded by the coding sequence ATGTCAGAAAAATTAACCAAATTAGAACAAAAGGATATTCAGCCTTTCTTTGATAGAAATCAAGATTACATCAAATACGCTGATGTTCCACAGGAATTGATAGATAAATATACAGGGGTATTGCCTGAACCTATTTTGGAAGTATGGCGAAGAACGGGTTTTGGTATTTACGAACGCGGCTTTGTGCAGTTTGTAAATCCTGATGAATGGGAATTCTTTTTTGATTATATTGATAATATTTATCAGAGAAGTATAGTTGTTGGTATAACAGCCTTGGGAGATATTTTACTTTGGGATATTAAAAATCAAGGTAATATGAATGGGGATCATATAAAAATTGTTTTTGTCAATGATTGTGATGATGATGTAATGAGCGATGAAGATACTGCCTATTGGTTGGGTAGTCTAAACATAAACAGAACTGATGAAAGTGATGAGGATTTTGGTTTTTATGTCGAAGAATATCGCTCAAAAAATTATCAAAAAATCAAACGTGTTTTACCTCCGTTAAAATACGGTGAGTGTTACGGTTATACACCTATTCCTGCTTTGGGAGGTAAAAAATCATACAAAACCTTGCAAATTGTAGATGCCAAAACTTATGTCGATATGATAGGTCAAGCCACAGGTAAAATCATTGATTTAAGTTAA
- the pth gene encoding aminoacyl-tRNA hydrolase: protein MKKFLIVGLGNIGLEYANTRHNIGFKVLDYMAHCHDLKFETQKLGDVAWYKHKGRTLVFLKPSTYMNLSGKAVRYWLEKENIPLENLLVITDDLNLPFGTIRIKAKGSDGGHNGLKDIQAQLSTINYARFRFGISSDFSKGKQVDYVLGQWNEQEQELLPERLEKAAEAVISFAMAGLTNTMNLFNNK from the coding sequence ATGAAAAAATTCCTGATTGTGGGTTTGGGCAATATTGGTCTTGAGTATGCAAATACAAGGCATAATATTGGGTTTAAAGTACTCGATTATATGGCTCATTGTCACGATTTAAAGTTTGAAACTCAAAAATTGGGTGATGTGGCTTGGTACAAACACAAAGGGCGAACACTTGTTTTTCTCAAACCCTCTACCTATATGAATCTCAGCGGAAAGGCTGTCCGATATTGGCTTGAAAAAGAGAATATTCCGTTGGAAAATTTACTCGTTATTACCGATGACTTGAATTTACCATTTGGTACCATACGCATTAAAGCCAAAGGAAGCGACGGAGGGCATAACGGATTGAAAGATATTCAAGCACAGCTTAGTACCATAAATTATGCACGATTTCGTTTCGGAATAAGCAGTGATTTTTCCAAAGGAAAGCAAGTGGATTACGTATTGGGGCAATGGAATGAACAAGAGCAAGAATTACTCCCTGAGCGTTTAGAAAAAGCTGCTGAGGCTGTCATTTCGTTTGCTATGGCAGGGCTAACCAATACAATGAATTTGTTTAATAACAAGTAA
- a CDS encoding polymorphic toxin type 15 domain-containing protein, translated as MTGLGNSRVNSSIGSQWGKGRAVSIENQIKQAYGIPPKTIDDIPVTDMMNVKLL; from the coding sequence ATAACAGGTTTAGGAAATAGCCGAGTAAACTCTTCCATAGGTTCGCAGTGGGGAAAAGGACGAGCGGTTTCCATAGAAAATCAAATAAAACAAGCCTATGGAATTCCACCTAAAACAATTGATGACATACCTGTTACAGATATGATGAATGTGAAATTATTATAA
- the ansB gene encoding L-asparaginase 2, with protein sequence MNFLRSIALMVLLSTSVVVFGQKPKVRIIATGGTIAGVSKSSTESSYKAGELGVYQLLQAVPEVKNIAEVSGEQLVKIGSQDMNDDVWLKLAKRINELLNKEGYDGVVITHGTDTMEETAYFLNLTVHSNKPVVMVGAMRPATGMSADGPLNLYNAVAVAANKDAMGKGVMVCMNDIVLDAKDVIKTSTTAVETFQGANHGKLAYIHNGKPYFNRIPQNKHTAQSVFNVDNMKSLPKVGIVYGYSNMSELPMKAFMDAKFDGIVYAGVGNGNFYHTLFDLAQKAQKQGIQIVRSSRVATGATTLDAEVDDAKYHFVAAQNLNPQKARVLLMLALTKTKDWKQIQKYFNEY encoded by the coding sequence ATGAATTTTTTAAGAAGCATTGCGTTAATGGTGTTGTTATCAACATCTGTAGTTGTTTTCGGGCAAAAACCGAAAGTTCGTATTATTGCCACGGGTGGAACCATCGCTGGGGTGAGCAAATCATCTACTGAAAGTAGTTACAAAGCAGGGGAATTGGGCGTTTACCAACTCTTACAAGCCGTTCCAGAGGTGAAAAACATTGCCGAGGTTAGCGGGGAGCAATTGGTAAAAATCGGTTCTCAGGATATGAACGATGATGTGTGGCTCAAACTAGCCAAACGCATCAATGAACTGTTAAACAAAGAAGGATATGATGGTGTGGTCATCACTCACGGTACAGACACTATGGAGGAAACCGCTTATTTTCTAAACCTAACGGTACATAGCAATAAACCCGTTGTAATGGTTGGGGCTATGCGTCCTGCTACGGGTATGAGCGCTGACGGACCTCTAAATCTATACAATGCCGTTGCCGTTGCTGCCAATAAAGATGCTATGGGAAAAGGCGTTATGGTTTGTATGAACGACATCGTTTTAGATGCAAAAGACGTAATTAAAACCAGTACTACCGCTGTGGAAACTTTCCAAGGGGCTAATCACGGAAAATTGGCTTACATTCATAACGGAAAACCCTATTTCAATCGCATACCTCAAAACAAGCATACGGCTCAATCCGTATTCAATGTTGATAATATGAAATCATTACCCAAAGTAGGCATCGTTTATGGTTACTCCAATATGTCCGAACTTCCTATGAAAGCCTTTATGGATGCTAAATTCGATGGAATTGTATATGCTGGGGTAGGAAACGGTAATTTCTATCACACCCTATTTGATTTGGCACAAAAAGCGCAAAAACAAGGAATCCAAATTGTTCGTTCTTCACGTGTAGCCACAGGAGCGACAACTTTGGATGCCGAAGTGGACGATGCTAAATATCATTTCGTGGCAGCTCAAAATCTTAATCCGCAAAAGGCACGTGTACTTTTAATGCTCGCTCTTACCAAAACCAAAGATTGGAAGCAAATTCAGAAGTATTTCAATGAATATTAA
- a CDS encoding SusC/RagA family TonB-linked outer membrane protein, translated as MKKLLLKGLLFLMPVVMLAQEKISGTVKDTEGEPMLGVSIIIKNTNKGTTTDFDGNFEIVANASDILVFNYIGYAQKEVLIGKKKHLDVVLSEDTQELKEVVVTGYQKTDRKLFAGAATKVSAEDTKIDGIVDVGKMIEGRVSGVSVQNVSGSFGAAPKIRIRGASSIYGDTKPLWVVDGVVLEDVVDVNPDQLSSGDISTLISSSVAGLNAEDIDSFQILKDASATALYGARAMNGVIVITTKNGSRDRVSIDVKSEYTMRSKPSYNDYDILNSQDQMSVFREMERKGWLSHADMMSSRDGGVYFQMYNAINTYQNGSYGLLNTPQARAEYLKTYEKINTDWFKLLFQNNLQQNHSVSFKGGSQKSQFYASTSFLHDTGWTISDKVNRYTINAKGTFDISDKFTLGISTKGSYREQRAPGTFSRQPSQVNGGYTREFDINPFSYALNTSRTISPYETDAKTYRYHRMNYAPFNILNEYNNNYIDLDVLDLNIQANLDYKINPNWSYSFVGNIRYVKNTTEHKIKADANVAKAYRANDDATIEDQNNYLWKDPENPSSRPIVVLPKGGFYNREDNLLKNFYLRNIIEYKNIALEDHRFNAILGQEVRASDRKGASFDGYGIQYDKGNTVFTDPNIIKKLTQAGFPYFAVSNSYDRFVAFFANGAYSFNSKYIFNATARLDGSNRLGSSTDARWLPTWNVSGRWNAKDESFLQNVDWLSNLNIRATYGLTASMGPATNSRAVLRSTLTIAPYPDEIQNGLLVRSLQNSELTWEKQYEANAGFDIGVFNNRFSISADFYHRKGFDLIAAIRTSGIGGELIKLANYADMVSKGVEFSLNSRNIDTPSFKWTTDVTFAYNENEITRLYSEPNVFSLTRSEGAAKLGGPVRGLYSIPFAGLSNEGIPTFYDKEGKASYDIFFQDRNVNHLKYEGSIDPKITGGVSNRFTFDNFSLNLFFTYQLGNVVRLYPSFQARYSDLNAMPSDLKDRWLHSGDEAHTNVPTILSKPLYDKYGNNILSTYNAYNFSTERVAKGDFVRLKEVSLTYKVPNDFAKKLGVAGASFKVSGTNLFLLYSDKALKGQDPEFFGSGGVALPIARQYSWSLNINL; from the coding sequence ATGAAAAAACTTTTGCTCAAGGGTTTGCTCTTCTTGATGCCAGTTGTTATGTTGGCTCAAGAGAAAATATCAGGAACGGTTAAAGATACCGAAGGTGAGCCTATGCTTGGGGTCAGTATTATTATTAAAAACACAAACAAAGGTACAACAACTGACTTTGACGGAAATTTTGAAATCGTAGCCAATGCATCGGATATTTTGGTGTTCAATTATATCGGATACGCTCAAAAGGAAGTTCTGATCGGAAAAAAGAAACATTTGGATGTGGTATTGAGTGAAGATACTCAAGAACTCAAAGAGGTTGTGGTTACCGGATATCAAAAAACTGACCGAAAATTATTTGCAGGTGCTGCGACCAAAGTAAGTGCAGAAGACACAAAAATTGACGGTATTGTTGATGTTGGAAAGATGATTGAAGGGCGTGTATCGGGAGTGAGCGTACAGAACGTATCGGGGTCTTTTGGGGCGGCTCCTAAAATTCGTATTCGTGGAGCTTCATCAATCTACGGGGATACTAAACCTTTGTGGGTGGTTGATGGTGTTGTTCTTGAAGATGTTGTAGATGTAAATCCTGACCAACTTTCCTCAGGAGATATTTCAACCCTCATAAGTAGCTCAGTAGCTGGATTAAATGCAGAGGATATTGATAGTTTTCAAATTTTGAAAGACGCATCGGCAACAGCGCTTTACGGAGCTCGTGCAATGAATGGTGTTATTGTGATTACTACCAAAAACGGAAGTCGTGACCGAGTTTCGATTGATGTTAAATCCGAATATACGATGCGAAGCAAACCTTCTTATAACGATTATGACATTTTGAATTCACAAGATCAAATGTCCGTTTTCAGAGAGATGGAACGCAAAGGTTGGCTCTCGCACGCCGATATGATGAGTAGCCGAGATGGAGGTGTTTATTTTCAAATGTATAACGCTATAAACACTTATCAAAATGGTTCTTACGGACTTCTCAATACTCCACAAGCACGTGCCGAGTATCTTAAAACTTATGAAAAAATCAATACGGATTGGTTTAAATTGCTATTTCAGAATAATTTACAACAAAATCATTCCGTAAGTTTTAAAGGAGGTTCGCAAAAGTCACAATTTTACGCCTCTACGAGTTTCTTACACGATACGGGCTGGACGATTTCCGATAAAGTGAATCGATACACCATTAACGCTAAAGGAACTTTTGATATTTCTGACAAATTCACTTTAGGTATTTCAACCAAAGGGAGTTACCGTGAGCAAAGAGCACCTGGTACTTTCTCTCGCCAACCCAGTCAAGTTAATGGAGGATATACTCGTGAGTTTGATATCAATCCGTTCTCGTATGCACTCAATACCAGTAGAACCATCAGTCCTTATGAAACCGATGCAAAAACCTATCGCTATCATCGTATGAACTATGCTCCATTTAACATATTAAATGAATATAACAACAACTATATTGATTTAGATGTACTTGACTTGAATATTCAAGCAAATCTTGATTACAAAATCAATCCGAATTGGAGCTATTCTTTCGTAGGAAATATCAGATATGTAAAAAATACAACAGAGCATAAAATCAAGGCAGATGCTAACGTAGCCAAAGCATATCGTGCCAATGATGATGCAACCATTGAAGACCAAAACAATTATTTGTGGAAAGACCCCGAAAACCCAAGCAGTCGCCCCATTGTGGTGCTGCCTAAAGGAGGTTTTTACAATCGCGAGGATAATCTTCTTAAAAACTTCTATTTAAGAAATATTATTGAGTATAAAAATATTGCTTTGGAAGACCATCGTTTCAACGCCATATTGGGGCAAGAAGTACGTGCCTCTGACCGAAAGGGGGCTTCCTTTGACGGATATGGAATTCAATACGACAAAGGGAATACCGTTTTTACCGACCCTAACATAATCAAAAAATTGACTCAGGCAGGATTTCCTTATTTTGCCGTTTCCAATTCTTATGACCGATTTGTGGCGTTTTTCGCCAACGGAGCGTATAGTTTCAACAGCAAATACATTTTTAACGCTACAGCTCGTTTGGACGGAAGTAACCGATTAGGAAGCTCTACCGATGCGCGTTGGCTACCTACTTGGAACGTAAGTGGAAGATGGAATGCCAAAGACGAAAGCTTTTTACAGAACGTGGATTGGCTTTCCAATTTGAATATTCGAGCAACCTATGGGCTCACTGCAAGTATGGGACCAGCTACCAACAGCCGAGCCGTATTACGAAGTACCCTCACCATTGCACCATATCCTGATGAAATACAAAACGGATTGTTGGTACGTAGTTTACAGAACTCTGAACTGACTTGGGAAAAACAATATGAAGCCAATGCTGGTTTTGATATCGGAGTTTTCAATAATAGATTCAGTATCAGTGCAGATTTTTATCACCGAAAAGGATTTGACCTTATTGCTGCCATCAGAACCAGTGGTATCGGAGGGGAACTTATTAAATTGGCAAATTATGCTGATATGGTTTCCAAGGGGGTTGAATTTAGCCTGAACTCGCGTAACATAGACACTCCGTCTTTTAAATGGACAACCGATGTAACTTTTGCTTATAACGAAAATGAAATCACGCGTTTGTATAGTGAGCCTAACGTATTTTCGTTAACAAGAAGTGAAGGAGCAGCCAAGTTGGGTGGACCTGTCAGAGGGCTTTATTCCATTCCATTTGCTGGACTTAGCAATGAAGGAATTCCTACTTTTTATGACAAAGAAGGAAAGGCTTCCTATGATATTTTCTTTCAAGACAGAAATGTCAATCATTTGAAATACGAAGGAAGTATCGACCCTAAGATAACTGGTGGAGTATCAAACCGATTTACCTTTGATAATTTTTCACTAAATTTGTTCTTTACCTATCAACTCGGAAATGTGGTGCGCCTATACCCCAGCTTCCAAGCCAGATATAGTGATTTGAATGCGATGCCTTCTGATTTGAAAGACCGTTGGTTACACTCTGGTGATGAGGCACATACTAACGTTCCTACTATCTTGAGTAAACCGCTTTATGACAAGTACGGAAATAACATTTTATCTACTTATAATGCTTATAACTTTTCAACTGAAAGAGTGGCAAAAGGCGATTTTGTAAGGCTCAAAGAGGTATCATTGACTTACAAAGTGCCTAACGATTTTGCTAAAAAATTGGGCGTAGCTGGGGCAAGTTTCAAAGTTTCTGGAACTAATTTGTTCCTGCTTTACTCAGATAAAGCACTTAAAGGACAAGACCCCGAATTTTTTGGCTCTGGAGGTGTAGCCCTACCCATTGCACGTCAATACTCTTGGAGTTTAAACATCAATCTGTAA